DNA sequence from the Desulfurobacterium indicum genome:
AAAGCACCTGAACCGGAACTTCCCTGGAGAGCAGTTCAGCTCATCCCAAGACGTTACTATCCCCTTGAGATTAGACAGGTTGCTTCTCTTGATGAAACATTAAGAGGAGAGGGAGGCTTTGGGAGCACGGGAAGGTAAGAAGTGATACCGCTAAAAGATTTAAATAAAAGGGAAACCGTTCCAGTGGTTACCACCTTTTTGGTGGTAGCCTGTTTTGTTGTCTTCTTTTATGAGCTATCTGCCGGAAAGTATGTTGTATATCTCATTCATGCTTTTGGAGTTATTCCATATGAAATAACGCACGGTGTTGACATACCACCGCCGGATCCTTTTACGCCCTACGGGAATTTGATATCTCATCAATATCTTCATGGAGGGTTCTTCCACATTATAGGAAACATGCTTTTTCTCTGGATTTTCGGTGATAACGTGGAGGACTATTTCGGAAAAATTCCATTTTTTCTCTTCTACACGTTTTGCGGTATAGTTGCTGCGCTTATTCAGGTGTTTGCGTATCCCGATTCGGTAGCACCATTGATAGGAGCTTCAGGAGCTATAAGCGGAGTGCTGGGAGCATATTTTATACTTTATCCTGATGCGAAGATTGTTACGCTCGTTTTTCTTGGATTTTTCATAGATATTGTTGTTATTCCGGCTTACATCTGGATAATTTTCTGGTTTATTATGCAGCTTTTAAGCCTTCTTTCCACCGCTTCAGCCGGTGGTGCTGGTGTTGCATGGTTTGCCCATATAGGGGGATTTTTAGTAGGACTTTTTATTGCTAAGTTGCTAATTTCCCGGAAAGGTAGGCCTGTCAAAGTAATCTAAAAACTTTAATATAGCCGTATTACTCTTAACATTTTTTTCATTTTGATGTATGACGGTATGAATTGTGATTCAATCTTCACGGGAGGTGGAAAAAATGAGGAAGTTGTTGACTCTAGCTTTACCTTTGATTATTGCTTCAACTGCATTTGCAAGTTCTTCTGACACTGTTGTTATCGGGACCCTTGATAAGTGGAAAGTTCTTGATCCTGCTAAAGCTTACG
Encoded proteins:
- a CDS encoding rhomboid family intramembrane serine protease encodes the protein MIPLKDLNKRETVPVVTTFLVVACFVVFFYELSAGKYVVYLIHAFGVIPYEITHGVDIPPPDPFTPYGNLISHQYLHGGFFHIIGNMLFLWIFGDNVEDYFGKIPFFLFYTFCGIVAALIQVFAYPDSVAPLIGASGAISGVLGAYFILYPDAKIVTLVFLGFFIDIVVIPAYIWIIFWFIMQLLSLLSTASAGGAGVAWFAHIGGFLVGLFIAKLLISRKGRPVKVI